Proteins co-encoded in one Streptomyces sp. SLBN-31 genomic window:
- the lepA gene encoding translation elongation factor 4: protein MPATPNNVPEPSRTDPALIRNFCIIAHIDHGKSTLADRMLQLTGVVEQRQMRAQYLDRMDIERERGITIKSQAVRLPWAPTHDKSNTHILNMIDTPGHVDFTYEVSRSLAACEGTILLVDAAQGIEAQTLANLYLAMENDLTIIPVLNKIDLPAAQPEKFAEELANLVGCDPADVLRVSAKTGVGVDALLDKVVREIPAPVGVADAPARAMIFDSVYDSYRGVVTYVRVIDGQLNKRERIKMMSTGATHELLEIGTNSPEMLAADGLGVGEVGYLITGVKDVRQSKVGDTVTSQQKGATEALGGYKDPKPMVFSGLYPLDGSDYPELREALDKLQLNDAALVYEPETSAALGFGFRVGFLGLLHLDVIRERLEREFGLDLIATAPNVVYRVVMEDGSEHTVTNPSEFPEGKINEVYEPVVRATILAPTEFIGSIMELCQTRRGTLLGMDYLSEDRVEIRYTLPLAEIVFDFFDQLKSKTRGYASLDYEPTGEQTSSLVKVDILLHGDKVDAFSAITHKDAAYAYGVRLVAKLRELIPRQAFEVPIQAAIGSRVIARETIRAIRKDVLAKCYGGDISRKRKLLEKQKEGKKRMKMVGSVEVPQEAFIAVLSSDDSAGSAKSKK from the coding sequence GTGCCCGCGACCCCTAACAATGTGCCCGAGCCGAGCCGTACCGACCCGGCTCTGATCCGCAATTTCTGCATCATCGCGCACATCGACCACGGCAAGTCCACGCTCGCCGACCGGATGCTCCAGCTGACCGGCGTCGTCGAGCAGCGCCAGATGCGTGCCCAGTACCTCGACCGCATGGACATCGAGCGCGAGCGCGGCATCACGATCAAGTCCCAGGCGGTGCGGTTGCCGTGGGCCCCGACCCACGACAAGAGCAACACGCACATCCTCAACATGATCGACACCCCGGGGCACGTCGACTTCACCTACGAGGTCTCGCGGTCGCTCGCCGCCTGCGAGGGGACCATCCTCCTCGTCGACGCCGCTCAGGGCATCGAGGCGCAGACCCTCGCCAACCTCTACCTGGCGATGGAGAACGACCTCACGATCATCCCCGTGCTCAACAAGATCGACCTGCCGGCCGCGCAGCCCGAGAAGTTCGCCGAGGAGCTGGCCAACCTGGTCGGCTGCGACCCCGCCGACGTGCTCAGGGTCTCCGCCAAGACCGGTGTCGGCGTAGACGCGCTGCTCGACAAGGTGGTCAGGGAGATCCCGGCGCCGGTCGGCGTCGCGGACGCCCCCGCCCGCGCGATGATCTTCGACTCGGTCTACGACTCCTACCGCGGCGTCGTGACGTACGTCCGTGTCATCGACGGCCAGCTCAACAAGCGCGAGCGCATCAAGATGATGTCGACCGGCGCCACCCACGAGCTGCTGGAGATCGGGACGAACTCGCCGGAGATGCTGGCCGCGGACGGCCTCGGCGTGGGCGAGGTGGGCTACCTCATCACCGGTGTGAAGGACGTGCGGCAGTCCAAGGTCGGTGACACCGTCACCAGCCAGCAGAAGGGGGCCACCGAGGCGCTCGGCGGCTACAAGGACCCCAAGCCCATGGTCTTCTCGGGGCTGTATCCGCTGGACGGTTCCGACTACCCGGAGCTGCGCGAGGCCCTCGACAAGCTCCAGCTGAACGACGCCGCGCTCGTCTACGAGCCGGAGACCTCGGCCGCGCTGGGCTTCGGCTTCCGCGTCGGCTTCCTGGGCCTGCTGCACCTGGACGTGATCCGGGAGCGGCTGGAGCGCGAGTTCGGGCTCGATCTCATCGCGACCGCGCCGAACGTGGTCTACCGGGTCGTGATGGAGGACGGCAGCGAGCACACCGTCACCAACCCGAGCGAGTTCCCCGAGGGGAAGATCAACGAGGTGTACGAGCCCGTCGTACGGGCCACGATCCTCGCGCCGACCGAGTTCATCGGTTCGATCATGGAGCTGTGCCAGACCCGGCGCGGCACCCTCCTCGGCATGGACTACCTGTCCGAGGACCGCGTGGAGATCCGCTACACGCTGCCGCTCGCGGAGATCGTCTTCGACTTCTTCGACCAGCTGAAGTCGAAGACCCGCGGTTACGCCTCGCTGGACTACGAGCCCACGGGCGAGCAGACCTCCAGCCTGGTCAAGGTCGACATCCTGCTGCACGGCGACAAGGTGGACGCCTTCTCCGCGATCACGCACAAGGACGCCGCCTACGCCTACGGTGTGCGGCTCGTCGCCAAGCTGCGCGAACTCATCCCGCGGCAGGCCTTCGAGGTGCCCATCCAGGCCGCCATCGGCTCCCGGGTCATCGCCCGCGAGACCATCCGCGCCATCCGCAAGGACGTCCTCGCCAAGTGCTACGGCGGTGACATCTCCCGTAAGCGGAAGCTGCTGGAGAAGCAGAAGGAGGGCAAGAAGCGGATGAAGATGGTGGGTTCCGTGGAGGTTCCGCAGGAGGCCTTCATCGCCGTGCTGAGCAGCGATGACAGCGCGGGGTCGGCCAAGAGCAAGAAGTAA
- a CDS encoding two-component system response regulator encodes MRLEAPTYERASILLVDDMEDNLIALEAVLGSLNEPLVRARSGEEAMKALLRQQFALVLLDVRMPGMDGFETAANIKRLDQTKDVPIIFLTGADDDSGYAFRGYATGAADYLTKPFDPWVLRAKVSVFLDLHRKNQQLERLHGELGHRLAELEEQFTGEQPPDLERLHAQVRDLRRLLPPGHPL; translated from the coding sequence ATGAGGCTTGAGGCACCGACCTACGAGCGCGCCAGCATCCTCCTCGTCGACGACATGGAGGACAACCTGATCGCACTGGAGGCCGTCCTGGGGTCCCTCAACGAGCCGCTCGTACGGGCCCGTTCCGGCGAGGAGGCGATGAAGGCGCTGCTGCGGCAACAGTTCGCCCTGGTCCTGCTCGACGTCCGGATGCCGGGCATGGACGGCTTCGAGACGGCCGCCAACATCAAACGGCTCGACCAGACCAAGGACGTCCCGATCATCTTCCTGACCGGCGCCGACGACGACTCCGGCTACGCCTTCCGAGGCTACGCCACCGGGGCGGCGGACTACCTGACCAAGCCGTTCGACCCCTGGGTGCTACGGGCCAAGGTCAGCGTCTTCCTGGACCTGCACCGCAAGAACCAGCAACTGGAGCGGCTGCACGGAGAACTCGGCCACCGGCTGGCGGAGTTGGAGGAGCAGTTCACCGGAGAGCAGCCCCCGGACCTGGAACGCCTGCACGCCCAGGTCCGGGACTTGCGCCGCCTGCTACCCCCCGGCCACCCGCTGTGA
- the rpsT gene encoding 30S ribosomal protein S20, with protein MANIKSQIKRIKTNEKARLRNKAVKSSLKTAIRKAREAAAAGDVEKATEYQRAAARQLDKAVSKGVIHKNQAANKKSALASKVASLKG; from the coding sequence GTGGCGAACATCAAGTCCCAGATCAAGCGGATCAAGACCAACGAGAAGGCCCGGCTGCGCAACAAGGCCGTCAAGTCCTCCCTGAAGACCGCGATCCGCAAGGCCCGTGAGGCCGCTGCCGCGGGTGACGTCGAGAAGGCCACCGAGTACCAGCGCGCTGCCGCGCGTCAGCTCGACAAGGCCGTCTCGAAGGGCGTCATCCACAAGAACCAGGCCGCCAACAAGAAGTCGGCGCTCGCTTCCAAGGTCGCGTCCCTCAAGGGCTGA
- the holA gene encoding DNA polymerase III subunit delta, whose translation MAKKTANDDPLAPVTLAVGQEDLLLDRAVQEVVAAARAADADTDVRDLSPDQLQPGTLAELTSPSLFAERKVVVVRNAQDLSADTVKDVKAYLGAPAEEITLVLLHAGGAKGKGLLDAARKVGAREVACPKMTKPADRLAFVRGEFRTAGRSATPEACQALVDSVGSDLRELASAVSQLVADVEGTIDEAVVGRYYTGRAEASSFTVADRAVEGRAAEALEALRWSLATGVAPVLITSALAQGVRAIGKLSSARGGRPADLARELGMPPWKIDRVRQQMRGWTPDGVAVALRAVAEADAGVKGGGDDPEYALEKAVVTIARAARSRGRG comes from the coding sequence ATGGCCAAGAAGACTGCGAATGACGACCCTCTCGCCCCGGTGACGCTTGCCGTGGGCCAGGAGGACCTGCTGCTCGACCGGGCCGTGCAGGAGGTGGTGGCCGCCGCCAGGGCCGCCGACGCCGACACGGACGTCCGTGACCTGAGCCCGGACCAGTTGCAGCCCGGCACACTCGCCGAGCTGACCAGCCCGTCGCTCTTCGCGGAGCGCAAGGTCGTGGTCGTACGCAACGCGCAGGATCTCTCGGCCGACACGGTCAAGGACGTGAAGGCCTACCTCGGGGCGCCGGCCGAGGAGATCACCCTGGTGCTGCTGCACGCGGGCGGAGCCAAGGGCAAGGGGCTTCTCGACGCCGCCCGGAAGGTCGGGGCACGGGAGGTCGCCTGTCCGAAGATGACCAAGCCGGCGGATCGGCTGGCCTTCGTGCGCGGGGAGTTCCGGACGGCCGGGAGGTCCGCGACACCCGAGGCCTGTCAGGCGCTCGTCGATTCCGTCGGGAGCGATCTGCGGGAGCTGGCCTCGGCGGTGTCCCAGCTGGTCGCCGACGTCGAGGGGACCATCGACGAGGCGGTCGTGGGGCGGTACTACACCGGCCGGGCGGAGGCGTCGAGCTTCACCGTCGCCGACCGGGCCGTCGAGGGGCGGGCGGCGGAGGCGCTGGAGGCGCTGCGGTGGTCGCTGGCCACCGGGGTGGCGCCGGTGTTGATCACCAGTGCGCTGGCGCAGGGAGTGCGGGCGATCGGCAAGCTGTCGTCGGCGCGTGGGGGGCGGCCGGCGGACCTGGCGCGGGAGCTGGGGATGCCGCCGTGGAAGATCGACCGGGTGCGGCAGCAGATGCGGGGGTGGACGCCGGACGGGGTCGCCGTCGCCCTGCGGGCGGTGGCGGAGGCGGACGCGGGAGTGAAGGGCGGGGGGGACGATCCCGAGTACGCGCTGGAAAAGGCCGTGGTGACGATCGCGCGGGCTGCGCGGTCGCGAGGGAGGGGGTGA
- a CDS encoding long-chain fatty acid--CoA ligase: protein MSDTQTLIENRPPSVANLFLERAAATPDAEAYRYPVPPAAGQGPDEWKSLTWAEAAERVYAMAAGLIELGVQPEQRVALAASTRVEWLLADLGIMCAGAATTTVYPQTNADESAFILSDSESRVLIAEDAAQLAKAVEKRAELPALTHVVVIDAAGVETGDWILTLAELEARGAARLEKDPDLIRERVGSITKDQLATLIYTSGTTGRPKGVRLAHDSWSYMAKAIAATGLVSSEDVQYLWLPLAHVFGKVLTSGQIEVGHVTAVDGRVDKIIENLPVVQPTYMAAVPRIFEKVYNGVAAKARAGGGAKYKIFQWAAEVAREYAKVAQDNFRRTGTASVPFALGAKHKAADALVYAKIREAFGGNLRACVSGSAALAPEIGYFFSGAGIHILEGYGLTESSAASFVNPGEAYRTGTVGKPLPGTEVRIADDGEILLRSPGIMQGYNGLPEKTAEVLEPDGWFHTGDIGELSPDGYLRITDRKKDLIKTSGGKYIAPAEVEGQFKAVCPYVSNILVHGADRNFCTALIALDEPSILEWAKENGLEGRSYADVVAAPATVAMVEGYVKELNAGLQKWQTIKKFRLLPRDLDVEHGEITPSLKLKRPVVEREYKHLIDEMYAGTREA from the coding sequence GTGAGCGACACACAGACACTGATCGAGAACCGTCCGCCGAGCGTGGCGAACCTCTTCCTGGAGCGCGCCGCGGCCACCCCGGACGCCGAGGCCTACCGCTATCCCGTGCCGCCGGCCGCGGGCCAGGGCCCGGACGAGTGGAAGTCGTTGACCTGGGCCGAGGCGGCCGAGCGGGTGTACGCGATGGCCGCCGGCCTCATCGAGCTGGGCGTCCAGCCCGAGCAGCGTGTGGCGCTCGCCGCCTCCACGCGGGTCGAGTGGCTCCTCGCCGACCTCGGCATCATGTGTGCCGGCGCGGCGACCACCACGGTGTACCCGCAGACCAACGCCGACGAGTCGGCGTTCATCCTGTCGGACTCCGAGAGCCGGGTGCTGATCGCCGAGGACGCGGCCCAGCTCGCCAAGGCCGTGGAGAAGCGCGCCGAGCTGCCCGCCCTCACGCACGTCGTCGTGATCGACGCGGCGGGTGTGGAGACCGGTGACTGGATCCTGACCCTCGCCGAGCTGGAGGCCCGGGGCGCCGCCCGGCTGGAGAAGGACCCCGACCTGATCAGGGAGCGGGTCGGTTCGATCACCAAGGACCAGCTCGCGACGCTGATCTACACCTCCGGCACCACCGGTCGCCCCAAGGGTGTGCGGCTCGCGCACGACAGCTGGTCGTACATGGCGAAGGCGATCGCCGCGACCGGGCTGGTCAGCAGCGAGGACGTGCAGTACCTGTGGCTGCCGCTCGCGCACGTCTTCGGCAAGGTGCTCACCTCCGGGCAGATCGAGGTCGGTCACGTCACCGCGGTGGACGGCCGCGTCGACAAGATCATCGAGAACTTGCCGGTCGTGCAGCCAACGTACATGGCAGCCGTGCCGCGGATCTTCGAGAAGGTCTACAACGGGGTCGCCGCGAAGGCCCGTGCGGGCGGCGGTGCCAAGTACAAGATCTTCCAGTGGGCCGCGGAGGTCGCCCGCGAGTACGCGAAGGTCGCCCAGGACAACTTCCGCCGTACCGGGACGGCGTCGGTGCCGTTCGCGCTCGGTGCGAAGCACAAGGCGGCCGACGCGCTGGTGTACGCCAAGATCCGGGAGGCGTTCGGCGGAAACCTGCGGGCCTGCGTCTCCGGTTCGGCGGCGCTCGCGCCCGAGATCGGCTACTTCTTCTCCGGCGCCGGCATCCACATCCTGGAGGGCTACGGCCTCACCGAGTCCTCGGCGGCCTCCTTCGTCAACCCCGGCGAGGCCTACCGCACCGGCACGGTCGGCAAGCCGCTGCCCGGCACCGAGGTGCGCATCGCGGACGACGGCGAGATCCTGCTGCGCAGCCCCGGCATCATGCAGGGCTACAACGGGCTGCCCGAGAAGACCGCCGAGGTGCTGGAGCCCGACGGCTGGTTCCACACCGGCGACATCGGCGAGCTCTCGCCCGACGGTTACCTGCGCATCACCGACCGCAAGAAGGACCTCATCAAGACCTCCGGCGGCAAGTACATCGCGCCCGCCGAGGTCGAGGGACAGTTCAAGGCGGTGTGCCCGTACGTGTCCAACATCCTGGTGCACGGGGCCGACCGGAACTTCTGCACGGCGCTGATCGCGCTGGACGAGCCGTCCATCCTGGAGTGGGCCAAGGAGAACGGCCTGGAGGGCAGGTCCTACGCCGACGTCGTCGCCGCGCCGGCCACGGTCGCCATGGTCGAGGGCTACGTCAAGGAACTCAACGCGGGCCTGCAGAAGTGGCAGACCATCAAGAAGTTCCGGCTCCTGCCGCGCGACCTCGACGTCGAGCACGGCGAGATCACCCCGAGCCTGAAACTGAAGCGACCGGTGGTGGAACGCGAGTACAAGCACCTGATCGACGAGATGTACGCGGGCACGCGCGAGGCGTAG
- a CDS encoding HAMP domain-containing protein, with the protein MSENSAMRTLEDGQKPEQVRASELRPLLAAMTAARDGDFTKVPETGHGMVAELTAVFNQIADRNMHFNREVQRVKRELVRHGRLDERLSASPGQGAWAARVTDVNQLLDALVAPAANATRVLDAVAGGDLTQRVDLHDGNRQLRGDLRRLGRAVNKMVDQLSLFTGEVTRVAREVGTEGRLGGRAKVQGLSGSWRDVTEAVNTMAARLTAQVRDIALVTTAVARGDLTRTVTVEATGELLELKLTVNTMVDQLSAFADEVTRVAREVGTEGQLGGRAQVRGVSGVWKDLTDNVNFMASNLTSQVRNIAQVTTAVANGDLSQKITVDAKGEILELKSTINTMVDQLSAFADEVTRVAREVGTEGNLGGRAQVRGVSGVWKDLTDNVNFMADNLTSQVRNIALVSTAVAQGDLGKKITVEAKGEILELKSTINTMVDQLSAFADEVTRVAREVGTEGNLGGQAQVRGVSGVWKDLTDNVNFMALNLTSQVRNIAQVTTAVANGDLSKKITVDARGEILELKDTVNTMVEQLRAFADEVTRVAREVGTDGRLGGRAQVLGVSGVWRDLTDNVNYMADNLTSQVRNIAQVTTAVANGDLSKKIDVDARGEILELKTAINTMVDTLSSFSSEVTRVAREVGSEGQLGGQARVEGVYGTWKRLTTNVNELASNLTTQVRAIAEVASAVAQGDMSRSITVETQGEVAELKDNINLMVANLRETTRAKDWLESNLARLAALMQGHRDLMEVADLILRELTPLVNAQYGAFFLADPDEDGASIRTTVPAKGLAFIAGYGSAQGATVETGGLPVHGLVRQAAREKKRILVEEAPPDYIKINSGLGEAAPTSVVIIPILFEDKLLGVIELASFSRFSDVHLAFFDQFVNTIGVAINTIIANSRTESLLGQSQRLAMQLQERSDELQKQQAELQRSNAELEEKAALLATSSQYKSEFLANMSHELRTPLNSLLILARLLSDNPDGHLSDQEVQFASTIHRSGSDLLQLINDILDLSKIEAGRMDVRPKKLPLIKLLDYVHATFRPLTLDRGLAFEVAVGEDVPREMYSDEQRLQQILRNLLSNAIKFTANGRVELRVNRVQDPEHRGGSPRSSEAESGGVQGSDQVIAFAVSDTGIGIAPEKLPVIFEAFQQADGTTNRKYGGTGLGLSISREIAGLLGGRIVAESEPGKGSTFTLYVPVVSPGHPATGPVAEDRPLPVPEQLSAEPYTATHDVDDSWPAPTKLEAWKSGRAGQVLPGRRVLIVDDDIRNVFALTHVLGRVGMPVLYAENGREGIETLERNPDVELVLMDIMMPEMDGYETISAIRRAPRWTGLPIVALTAKAMPGDREKSIARGANDYVPKPVDVDQLLTVVCGLLDPEGAGAAEQTDVEEAAATPTPETE; encoded by the coding sequence ATGAGTGAGAACAGTGCTATGCGTACGCTCGAAGACGGACAGAAACCGGAACAAGTCCGAGCATCGGAGCTGCGCCCGCTGCTCGCGGCGATGACGGCGGCCCGGGACGGCGACTTCACGAAAGTGCCCGAGACGGGGCACGGCATGGTGGCCGAACTGACCGCCGTCTTCAACCAGATCGCCGACCGGAACATGCACTTCAACCGGGAGGTGCAGCGGGTCAAGCGGGAGCTGGTGCGGCACGGGCGGCTCGACGAGCGGCTGTCGGCGAGCCCGGGACAGGGTGCCTGGGCCGCCCGGGTCACCGACGTCAACCAGCTGCTGGACGCCCTGGTGGCCCCGGCGGCGAACGCGACCCGGGTGCTGGACGCGGTGGCCGGGGGAGATCTGACGCAGCGGGTCGACCTGCACGACGGCAACCGCCAGCTCAGGGGTGACCTGCGGCGGCTGGGCCGGGCCGTGAACAAGATGGTCGACCAGCTGTCGCTGTTCACCGGCGAGGTGACCCGGGTCGCGCGCGAGGTGGGCACCGAAGGGCGGCTCGGCGGGCGGGCCAAGGTACAGGGTCTGTCCGGGAGTTGGCGGGACGTGACCGAGGCGGTCAACACGATGGCGGCCCGGCTGACCGCTCAGGTGCGGGACATCGCCCTGGTGACGACGGCGGTGGCGCGCGGCGACCTGACCCGTACGGTGACGGTCGAGGCGACCGGCGAGCTGCTGGAACTGAAGCTCACCGTGAACACGATGGTGGACCAGCTCTCCGCGTTCGCCGACGAGGTCACCCGCGTCGCCCGCGAAGTGGGCACGGAGGGCCAGCTGGGCGGCCGGGCCCAGGTGCGCGGGGTATCCGGGGTCTGGAAGGACCTCACCGACAACGTCAACTTCATGGCGTCGAACCTCACTTCGCAGGTCCGCAACATCGCCCAGGTGACGACCGCCGTGGCCAACGGCGACCTGTCGCAGAAGATCACCGTGGACGCGAAGGGCGAGATCCTGGAGCTGAAGTCGACGATCAACACCATGGTCGACCAGCTCTCCGCCTTCGCCGACGAGGTCACCCGCGTCGCCCGCGAGGTCGGCACCGAGGGCAACCTCGGCGGCCGTGCGCAGGTGCGGGGCGTCTCGGGCGTCTGGAAGGACCTCACCGACAACGTCAACTTCATGGCGGACAATCTGACTTCGCAGGTGCGCAACATCGCCCTGGTGTCGACGGCCGTCGCGCAGGGCGACCTCGGCAAGAAGATCACGGTGGAGGCGAAGGGCGAGATCCTGGAGCTGAAGTCGACGATCAACACGATGGTGGACCAGCTCTCCGCCTTCGCCGACGAGGTCACCCGCGTCGCCCGCGAGGTCGGCACCGAGGGCAACCTCGGCGGCCAGGCGCAGGTGCGGGGCGTCTCGGGCGTCTGGAAGGACCTCACCGACAACGTCAACTTCATGGCGCTGAACCTGACTTCGCAGGTCCGCAACATCGCCCAGGTGACGACCGCCGTCGCCAACGGCGACCTGTCGAAGAAGATCACCGTCGACGCGCGCGGAGAGATCCTGGAGCTGAAGGACACCGTCAACACGATGGTGGAGCAGCTGCGCGCCTTCGCCGACGAGGTGACCCGTGTGGCCCGCGAGGTCGGCACGGACGGCCGGCTGGGCGGGCGCGCCCAGGTGCTGGGGGTGTCCGGCGTCTGGCGGGATCTGACCGACAACGTCAACTACATGGCGGACAACCTGACTTCGCAGGTGCGCAACATCGCCCAGGTGACGACCGCGGTGGCCAACGGCGACCTGTCGAAGAAGATCGACGTGGACGCGCGCGGAGAGATCCTGGAGCTGAAGACCGCCATCAACACCATGGTCGACACGCTCTCCTCCTTCTCCTCGGAGGTCACCCGCGTCGCCCGCGAGGTCGGCTCGGAGGGCCAACTCGGCGGCCAGGCACGGGTGGAGGGCGTGTACGGCACCTGGAAGCGCCTGACGACCAACGTGAACGAACTGGCGTCGAACCTGACCACCCAGGTCCGCGCGATCGCCGAGGTGGCCTCCGCGGTGGCCCAGGGCGACATGTCCCGCTCGATCACCGTGGAGACCCAGGGCGAGGTCGCCGAGCTCAAGGACAACATCAACCTGATGGTGGCCAACCTCCGCGAGACGACCCGCGCCAAGGACTGGCTGGAGTCCAACCTGGCCCGCCTCGCGGCCCTGATGCAGGGCCACCGGGACCTGATGGAGGTCGCCGACCTGATCCTGCGGGAGCTGACGCCGCTGGTGAACGCCCAGTACGGGGCGTTCTTCCTGGCCGACCCGGACGAGGACGGAGCCTCGATCCGCACCACCGTCCCCGCGAAGGGGCTGGCGTTCATCGCGGGATACGGCTCGGCGCAGGGGGCGACCGTCGAGACCGGTGGCCTGCCGGTGCACGGCCTGGTCAGGCAGGCGGCCCGGGAGAAGAAGCGGATCCTGGTCGAGGAGGCCCCGCCGGACTACATCAAGATCAACAGCGGTCTCGGCGAGGCGGCCCCGACCAGCGTCGTGATCATCCCGATCCTCTTCGAGGACAAGCTCCTCGGCGTGATCGAACTCGCCTCGTTCTCCCGCTTCTCCGACGTCCACCTGGCGTTCTTCGACCAGTTCGTGAACACCATCGGCGTCGCGATCAACACCATCATCGCCAACTCCCGCACCGAGTCCCTGCTCGGCCAGTCGCAGCGGCTGGCGATGCAGTTGCAGGAACGCTCCGACGAACTGCAGAAGCAGCAGGCCGAGTTGCAGCGCTCGAACGCCGAACTGGAGGAGAAGGCGGCCCTACTGGCCACCAGCTCGCAGTACAAGTCGGAGTTCCTGGCGAACATGTCGCACGAGCTGCGGACGCCGCTGAACTCCCTGCTGATCCTGGCCCGCCTGCTGTCGGACAACCCCGACGGTCATCTCTCGGACCAGGAGGTGCAGTTCGCGTCGACGATCCACCGCTCCGGCTCCGACCTGCTGCAACTGATCAACGACATCCTGGACCTGTCGAAGATCGAGGCCGGCCGGATGGACGTACGCCCGAAGAAGCTCCCGCTGATCAAGCTCCTCGACTACGTGCACGCCACCTTCCGCCCGCTCACCCTGGACCGCGGGCTCGCCTTCGAGGTGGCGGTCGGCGAGGACGTGCCGCGCGAGATGTACTCGGACGAGCAGCGCCTGCAGCAGATCCTGCGCAACCTGCTCTCCAACGCGATCAAGTTCACCGCGAACGGCCGGGTGGAGCTGCGGGTCAACAGGGTGCAGGACCCCGAGCACCGAGGGGGGTCCCCCCGCTCGAGCGAAGCCGAGAGTGGGGGAGTCCAGGGCAGCGACCAGGTGATCGCCTTCGCCGTCTCCGACACCGGTATCGGCATCGCACCGGAGAAACTCCCGGTGATCTTCGAGGCGTTCCAGCAGGCCGACGGCACCACCAACCGCAAGTACGGCGGCACCGGCCTCGGCCTGTCCATCAGCCGGGAGATCGCGGGCCTGCTGGGCGGCCGCATCGTCGCCGAGAGCGAACCGGGCAAGGGCTCCACCTTCACGCTCTACGTCCCCGTCGTCAGCCCGGGCCACCCGGCCACCGGACCGGTCGCCGAGGACCGCCCGCTGCCGGTGCCCGAGCAGCTGTCGGCCGAGCCGTACACGGCCACGCACGACGTGGACGACTCCTGGCCGGCCCCCACCAAGCTGGAGGCCTGGAAGTCGGGCCGGGCCGGTCAGGTCCTGCCGGGACGGCGGGTGCTGATCGTCGACGACGACATCCGCAACGTCTTCGCCCTCACCCATGTCCTCGGCCGCGTCGGCATGCCGGTGCTGTACGCAGAGAACGGCCGCGAGGGCATCGAGACCCTGGAACGCAACCCGGACGTCGAACTCGTCCTGATGGACATCATGATGCCGGAGATGGACGGCTACGAGACGATCTCCGCCATCCGCCGCGCCCCGCGCTGGACCGGCCTGCCGATCGTCGCGCTCACCGCGAAGGCGATGCCCGGCGACCGCGAGAAGTCCATCGCGCGGGGCGCGAACGACTACGTACCCAAGCCGGTGGACGTCGACCAGTTGCTTACCGTCGTCTGCGGCCTGCTGGATCCGGAGGGCGCGGGGGCCGCGGAACAGACGGACGTCGAGGAGGCGGCGGCGACACCGACGCCCGAAACCGAATGA
- a CDS encoding arylamine N-acetyltransferase has translation MNASQVDAYLRRLGVEHPEPPADATATAAALRALQLRHLRTVPFENLSVHLGEEIVLEEERLWDKVVGARRGGFCYELNGAFAALLGALGFEVTLLAARVHGGEGRLGIPYDHLALGVRTVDGSEWLADVGFGAFSHFPLAFGERGEQEDPGGVFRIVERGPDLDVVMNGEPQYRLETRPRELGDFVAGAWWHSTSPASHFVRSLVCSRVTEDGGRITLGGRTLKVTGGDGRRDERELGTDEEVLAVYRETFGIELGRVPVVRED, from the coding sequence ATGAATGCCTCACAGGTCGATGCCTACCTCCGCCGGCTGGGAGTGGAGCACCCGGAGCCCCCCGCCGACGCCACCGCCACGGCCGCCGCGCTGCGCGCACTCCAACTGCGCCATCTGCGGACCGTGCCCTTCGAGAACCTCTCCGTCCACCTGGGCGAGGAGATCGTGCTGGAGGAGGAACGGCTGTGGGACAAGGTGGTCGGCGCGCGGCGGGGCGGCTTCTGCTACGAACTCAACGGGGCCTTCGCGGCGTTGCTGGGCGCGCTGGGGTTCGAGGTCACGCTGCTCGCGGCGCGGGTGCACGGGGGCGAGGGGCGGCTGGGGATCCCGTACGACCATCTCGCGCTGGGGGTACGGACGGTGGACGGGAGCGAGTGGCTGGCCGACGTCGGGTTCGGGGCGTTCAGTCACTTCCCGCTGGCGTTCGGGGAGAGGGGTGAGCAGGAGGATCCCGGTGGGGTGTTCCGGATCGTGGAGAGGGGGCCGGATCTGGACGTCGTCATGAACGGTGAACCGCAGTACCGGCTGGAGACGCGGCCGCGTGAGCTCGGTGACTTCGTGGCCGGGGCGTGGTGGCACAGCACTTCGCCGGCCTCCCACTTCGTGCGGTCACTGGTGTGCTCCAGGGTGACGGAGGACGGAGGGCGGATCACCCTCGGCGGGCGCACGTTGAAGGTGACCGGAGGCGACGGGCGGCGCGACGAGCGCGAGTTGGGCACGGACGAGGAGGTGCTCGCGGTGTACCGGGAGACGTTCGGGATCGAGCTGGGTCGTGTGCCGGTTGTGCGTGAGGACTGA